One region of Oryza glaberrima chromosome 7, OglaRS2, whole genome shotgun sequence genomic DNA includes:
- the LOC127779914 gene encoding protein THYLAKOID FORMATION1, chloroplastic: MAAISSLPFAALRRAADCRPSTAAAAAGAGAGAVVLSVRPRRGSRSVVRCVATAGDVPPTVAETKMNFLKSYKRPIPSIYSTVLQELLVQQHLMRYKTTYQYDAVFALGFVTVYDQLMEGYPSNEDRDAIFKAYITALNEDPEQYRADAQKMEEWARSQNGNSLVEFSSKDGEIEAILKDISERAQGKGSFSYSRFFAVGLFRLLELANATEPTILDKLCAALNINKRSVDRDLDVYRNILSKLVQAKELLKEYVEREKKKREERSETPKSNEAVTKFDGSLNSMRH; encoded by the exons ATGGCGGCCATATCTTCGCTTCCCTTCGCGGCACTGCGCCGGGCCGCCGACTGCaggccgtcgacggcggcggcggcggcgggggcgggggcgggggccgTCGTGCTCAGCGTGAGGCCCCGGCGGGGGTCGCGCTCGGTGGTGCGCTGCGTCGCCACGGCGGGCG ATGTTCCACCCACTGTCGCAGAAACAAAGATGAATTTTCTCAAGTCATACAAGCGTCCTATCCCAAGCATTTACAGTACAGTTCTACAAGAACTTTTGGTACAGCAACATCTGATGAGATACAAAACAACATATCAATATGATGCGGTGTTTGCTCTTGGCTTTGTGACCGTCTATGACCAACTCATGGAAGGGTACCCTAGCAATGAGGATAGGGATGCAATCTTCAAAGCATATATAACAGCGTTAAACGAAGACCCTGAGCAATACAG AGCTGACGCACAAAAGATGGAAGAGTGGGCTCGTTCCCAGAATGGTAATTCTTTAGTTGAGTTTTCATCCAAAGATGGAGAAATAGAGGCCATTCTGAAAGATATTTCAGAAAGGGCCCAGGGTAAGGGAAGCTTCAGCTACAGCCGGTTCTTTGCAGTTGGCTTGTTCCGTTTGCTTGAGCTTGCAAATGCAACAGAGCCAACCATACTAGACAAG CTTTGCGCTGCTCTAAACATCAACAAAAGAAGTGTCGACAGGGATCTCGATGTTTACCGGAACATACTCTCCAAATTGGTCCAGGCTAAGGAACTTCTCAAGGAATACGTGGAAAG ggaaaagaagaagagagaggaaagatcAGAGACCCCAAAATCGAATGAAGCTGTTACGAAATTTGACGGGAGTCTCAATTCCATGAGGCATTAA
- the LOC127780064 gene encoding vesicle-associated protein 4-1-like, whose amino-acid sequence MAISGEDRYAAAGGGGDSGGGKLWNLCRMPFWQPGGAPATASAPPPPSSSSSSAGIHHHSAGRYGHEGGGGGAVAGDGAPAGSISSVAKSLLPARRRLRLDPPNKLYFPYQPGQQVRSAIRIKNTSKSHVAFKFQTTAPKSCFMRPPGAILAPGETIIATVFKFVEHPENNENVLQKCKVKFKILSLKVKGPMDYAPEMFDEQRDQAVVEKILRVVFLNVENPGPQLEKLNNQLAEAEAALEARKKPPEENGPKIVGEGLVIDEWKERRERYLAQQQVEVVDSV is encoded by the exons atggcgATCTCCGGGGAGGACAGgtacgcggcggccggcggtggcggcgactccGGCGGGGGGAAGCTCTGGAACCTCTGCCGCATGCCCTTCTGGCagcccggcggcgcgccggcgacggcgtcggcgccgccgccgccgtcgtcgtcctcgtcgtcggccgggATCCACCACCACTCCGCCGGGCGGTACGGCCAcgagggcggtggtggtggtgccgtgGCAGGGGACGGCGCGCCGGCCGGGTCGATCTCGTCGGTGGCCAAGTCGCTGctgccggcccgccgccgcctccggctcgATCCGCCCAACAAGCTCTACTTCCCAT ATCAACCAGGACAACAGGTGAGGAGCGCAATCAGGataaagaacacaagcaagTCTCATGTAGCATTTAAG TTCCAAACAACTGCACCCAAGAGCTGCTTCATGCGTCCTCCTGGAGCCATACTTGCCCCTGGGGAGACCATCATAGCAACTG TTTTCAAGTTTGTCGAGCACCCAGAGAACAATGAGAATGTTCTACAGAAGTGCAAGGTTAAATTCAAGATTTTGAGCTTGAAGGTCAAAGGACCCATGGATTACGCACCAGAAATG TTTGATGAGCAGAGAGATCAAGCCGTAGTTGAGAAGATCCTGAGGGTTGTTTTTTTGAATGTTGAAAATCCAGGCCCA CAACTGGAAAAGCTAAATAATCAGTTGGCTGAGGCTGAGGCTGCACTTGAGGCAAGAAAGAAACCTCCTGAAGAGAATGGCCCAAAGATTGTTGGCGAAGGGCTTGTCATCGATGAATGG AAAGAACGAAGGGAAAGATATCTTGCACAACAACAGGTTGAAGTGGTTGACTCAGTGTAA
- the LOC127778703 gene encoding uncharacterized protein LOC127778703, which yields MAPRLLSCFGRGSATASAPDQPEEAAAAAAPGPVLLELFCSQGCGASPEADAVAARMVHEDQQRAAAGEGGGGERGVVVLGFHVDYWDYRGWKDPFASSAWTVRQKAYVEALRLDTLFTPQAVVQGRAHCVGTEQDALAQAVRDAPRYPAPAMKVTFQRPNPSTLQASFTGTLRSRMEGGGSVLVALYESGLVTDCGRGENKGKSLLNDHVVRRLEKVAAVRDGASAKKSVSVSVQFPLWDGFRASRCGLVLFVQNAALQVLGVQHFDLPDNV from the exons ATGGCGCCGCGGCTGTTGTCGTGTTTTGGCAGGGGCagcgcgacggcgtcggcgccggatcagccggaggaggcggcggcggcggccgcgccggggCCGGTGCTGCTGGAGCTGTTCTGCTCGCAGGGGTGCGGGGCGTCGCCGGAGGcggacgcggtggcggcgcggatggTGCACGAGGAccagcagcgggcggcggcgggcgagggaggcggcggggagcgcgGCGTGGTGGTGCTGGGCTTCCACGTCGACTACTGGGACTACCGCGGGTGGAAGGACCCGTTCGCGTCCAGCGCGTGGACGGTGCGGCAGAAGGCGTACGTGGAGGCGCTCCGGCTCGACACGCTGTTCACGCCGCAGGCCGTCGTGCAGGGCCGCGCCCACTGCGTCGGCACCGAGCAGGACGCCCTCGCCCAGGCCGTCCGCGACGCGCCCCGCTACCCCGCCCCCGCCATGAAG GTGACGTTCCAGCGGCCGAACCCGAGCACGCTGCAGGCGTCGTTCACGGGGACGCTGCGGAGCCGGATGGAGGGCGGCGGGAGCGTGCTGGTGGCGCTGTACGAGAGCGGGCTGGTGACGGACTGCGGGCGCGGCGAGAACAAGGGGAAGTCGCTGCTCAACGACCACGTGGTGCGGCGGCTGGAGAAGGTGGCCGCCGTGCGCGACGGCGCGTCGGCGAAGAAGTCCGTGTCCGTGTCCGTGCAGTTCCCGCTCTGGGACGGCTTCCGCGCCTCCCGCTGCGGCCTCGTCCTCTTCGTCCAGAACGCCGCGCTGCAGGTGCTCGGCGTCCAGCACTTCGACCTGCCCGACAACGTGTGA
- the LOC127780373 gene encoding sugar transport protein MST6 has translation MAGGVVVNNGGGKDYPGKLTMFVLFACIVAATGGLIFGYDIGISGGVTSMNPFLIKFFPSVYRKEQAAEKNQSNQYCKFDSPLLTMFTSSLYLAALVASFFASTVTRVAGRKWSMFGGGVTFLVGAALNGAAKNVLMLILGRVLLGVGVGFANQSVPLYLSEMAPARLRGMLNIGFQLMITIGILCANLINYGTAKIKGGWGWRVSLALAAVPAAIIAVGALFLPDTPNSLIDRGHTDAAKRMLRRVRGTDDIEEEYNDLVAASEESKLVAHPWRNILQRRYRPQLTMAIAIPLFQQLTGINVIMFYAPVLFKTLGFADDASLMSAVITGLVNVFATFVSIVTVDRLGRRKLFLQGGTQMLACQIVVGSLIGAKFGFSGVADIPKAYAAFVVLFICAYVAGFAWSWGPLGWLVPSEIFPLEIRSAGQSINVSVNMLFTFIIAQAFLPMLCRFKFILFFFFGAWVVIMTLFVAFFLPETKNVPIEEMVLVWKSHWYWGRFIRDEDVHVGADVEMPAAGNRNGKVDPAKLAN, from the exons AtggccggcggcgtggtggtgaaCAACGGAGGGGGGAAGGACTACCCCGGGAAGCTCACCATGTTCGTCCTCTTCGCCTGCATCGTCGCAGCCACCGGCGGCCTCATCTTCGGATATGACATCGGCATCTCCG GGGGTGTGACGTCGATGAACCCGTTCCTGATCAAGTTCTTCCCGTCGGTGTACCGGAAGGAGCAGGCGGCGGAGAAGAACCAGAGCAACCAGTACTGCAAGTTCGACAGCCCGCTGCTGACCATGTTCACCTCGTCGCTCTacctcgccgcgctcgtcgcctCCTTCTTCGCGTCCACCGTCACCCGCGTCGCGGGGCGCAAGTGGTCCatgttcggcggcggcgtcaccttcctcgtcggcgccgcgctCAACGGCGCCGCCAAGAACGTGCTCATGCTCATCCTcggccgcgtcctcctcggTGTCGGCGTCGGCTTCGCCAACCAG TCTGTGCCGCTGTACCTGTCggagatggcgccggcgaggctgcGCGGGATGCTCAACATCGGGTTCCAGCTGATGATCACCATTGGCATCCTGTGCGCCAACCTGATCAACTACGGGACTGCCAAGATCAAGGGCGGGTGGGGGTGGCGCGTGAGCctggcgctggcggcggtgccggcggcgatCATCGCCGTGGGCGCGCTCTTCCTCCCTGACACGCCCAACTCCCTCATCGACCGCGGCCACACCGACGCCGCCAAGCGCATGCTCCGGCGCGTGCGCGGCACCGACGACATCGAGGAGGAGTACAACGACCTGGTGGCCGCCAGCGAGGAGTCCAAGCTCGTGGCGCACCCGTGGCGGAACATCCTCCAGCGCCGGTACAGGCCGCAGCTGACCATGGCCATCGCCATCCCGCTGTTCCAGCAGCTGACGGGGATCAACGTCATCATGTTCTACGCGCCGGTGCTGTTCAAGACGCTGGGATTCGCCGACGACGCGTCCCTCATGTCCGCCGTGATCACCGGCCTCGTCAACGTCTTCGCCACCTTCGTGTCCATCGTGACCGTCGACCGCCTCGGCCGCCGGAAGCTGTTCCTCCAGGGCGGGACGCAGATGCTGGCGTGCCAGATCGTCGTCGGAAGCCTCATCGGCGCCAAGTTCGGGTTCTCCGGCGTGGCCGACATCCCCAAGGCGTACGCGGCGTTCGTGGTGCTCTTCATCTGCGCCTACGTCGCCGGGTTCGCGTGGTCGTGGGGGCCCCTGGGCTGGCTCGTCCCCAGCGAGATCTTCCCGCTGGAGATCAGGTCGGCGGGGCAGAGCATCAACGTGTCGGTGAACATGCTCTTCACCTTCATCATCGCGCAGGCGTTCCTCCCCATGCTCTGCCGCTTCAAGttcatcctcttcttcttcttcggcgcGTGGGTGGTGATCATGACGCTGTTCGTCGCCTTCTTCCTGCCGGAGACCAAGAACGTGCCCATCGAGGAGATGGTGCTCGTCTGGAAGTCGCACTGGTACTGGGGCAGGTTCATCCGCGACGAGGACGTGCAcgtcggcgccgacgtcgagatgcccgccgccggcaaccgcaACGGCAAGGTCGACCCGGCCAAGCTCGCCAACTGA